In Phormidium yuhuli AB48, one genomic interval encodes:
- the petP gene encoding cytochrome b6f subunit PetP gives MEVGQKVKVRRIRDRVSDDVVSKIKQNPVGTISDYKMVDGSGIGAVVQFEGGFSTWFFEDELELLA, from the coding sequence ATGGAAGTAGGTCAAAAAGTCAAAGTCCGCCGCATTCGCGATCGCGTCTCCGATGATGTGGTCAGTAAAATTAAGCAAAACCCCGTCGGTACCATTTCCGATTACAAAATGGTTGATGGTAGCGGCATCGGGGCTGTGGTTCAGTTTGAAGGTGGCTTTTCCACCTGGTTCTTTGAAGACGAACTGGAACTGCTGGCTTAA
- a CDS encoding Get3/ArsA fold putative tail anchor-mediating ATPase NosAFP: MTQILTFLGKGGIGRTTVAIATAKQQASQGKRVLLASQGSGPELSLLLGLPTPPEPTDIAANLKVVQFNTPYLLEKAWEEVKKLEAQYLKTPFFKEVYGQELAVLPGMDAAFALNAVREYDRSGEYDVIVYDGTGDRETLRMLGIAEIGGWYLRRFKQVLEGSDIVRALSPFWQPMSGAVLNVDWSKTEFSSDRIDEFLNEGKSALSDATHIAGYLVSGDDAASLAVAKYRWGEAQQIGLTIGGILVNRGNGGAIGTEFDPLPVTTIPSKSGDDWQPLIDALPNFGSQIASAPKPMEVDRSAQSVRLFLPGFSKQDVKLIQSGPEVTVEAGEQRHNIYLPPALQGKPVKGAKFQNQYLTISF; this comes from the coding sequence ATGACCCAGATATTGACATTTTTAGGAAAAGGTGGTATTGGGCGCACCACAGTGGCGATCGCCACCGCCAAGCAACAAGCCAGTCAAGGCAAACGGGTTCTCCTAGCCAGTCAAGGTTCGGGGCCGGAATTGTCCCTACTGTTAGGATTGCCCACGCCCCCGGAACCGACAGACATCGCCGCGAATCTGAAGGTGGTGCAGTTTAACACCCCCTATCTCCTGGAAAAAGCCTGGGAAGAGGTGAAAAAACTGGAAGCCCAATATCTGAAAACTCCCTTTTTTAAGGAAGTCTATGGTCAGGAGTTGGCAGTGTTGCCGGGAATGGATGCCGCCTTTGCTCTCAATGCTGTGCGGGAGTACGATCGCAGCGGTGAGTATGATGTGATTGTCTATGATGGGACGGGCGATCGCGAAACCCTGAGAATGTTAGGAATTGCTGAAATTGGCGGTTGGTATCTGCGCCGTTTCAAGCAAGTTCTGGAGGGTTCGGATATTGTGCGGGCCTTGTCCCCGTTCTGGCAACCGATGAGTGGGGCGGTTTTGAATGTCGATTGGAGTAAGACGGAATTTAGTAGCGATCGCATCGACGAATTTCTCAACGAGGGCAAGTCGGCCCTCAGCGATGCCACCCATATCGCCGGCTATCTGGTGAGTGGGGATGACGCCGCCTCCCTGGCTGTTGCCAAATACCGTTGGGGAGAAGCCCAACAAATCGGCTTAACCATTGGTGGAATCCTGGTGAATCGGGGTAATGGCGGGGCGATCGGGACTGAGTTTGACCCCCTCCCGGTTACGACCATTCCCAGCAAATCTGGAGATGATTGGCAGCCGCTGATCGATGCCTTGCCCAACTTCGGCAGTCAAATTGCCAGCGCCCCTAAACCCATGGAGGTGGATCGTAGCGCCCAATCGGTGCGTCTGTTCCTACCGGGATTTAGTAAACAAGATGTAAAATTAATCCAGTCCGGGCCAGAAGTGACTGTCGAAGCCGGAGAACAACGGCATAACATTTATCTGCCCCCGGCCCTGCAAGGGAAACCCGTCAAAGGGGCCAAGTTTCAAAACCAATATCTGACGATTTCGTTCTAA
- a CDS encoding methyltransferase domain-containing protein produces MTPTLILVLVVSLAIALIAYFNAARKYQSSDTVANAYDEWTQDGILEYYWGEHIHLGHYGSPPESKDFLQAKSDFVHEMVRWGGLDKLPPGTTVLDVGCGIGGSSRILAKDYGFSVTGITISPQQVQRAQELTPDGVDATFAVDDAMNLSFPDGSFDVVWSIEAGPHMPDKAVFARELMRVVKPGGVLVMADWNQRDDRQVPLNVWERPVMRQLLDQWSHPAFSSIEGFAELLQETGLVEGEVVTADWTQETLPSWIDSIRVGIVRPQGWMQFGLSGFLKSVREVPTLVLMRLAFGAGLCRFGMFRAVRGEGSELVETRDSQETAPV; encoded by the coding sequence ATGACCCCGACTCTTATCCTGGTCTTAGTTGTGAGCCTGGCGATCGCCCTGATTGCCTATTTCAACGCCGCCCGTAAATACCAATCCTCCGATACCGTCGCCAACGCCTACGACGAATGGACACAAGACGGCATCCTGGAATACTACTGGGGTGAACATATCCATCTGGGCCATTACGGTTCCCCACCAGAGTCTAAAGATTTCCTGCAAGCCAAGTCAGATTTTGTCCATGAAATGGTCCGCTGGGGGGGATTAGACAAGCTACCCCCGGGAACGACGGTGTTAGACGTCGGCTGTGGTATTGGTGGGAGTAGTCGCATTCTGGCCAAAGACTACGGCTTTTCCGTGACGGGGATTACCATCAGCCCCCAACAGGTGCAACGGGCCCAAGAGTTAACCCCCGACGGCGTCGATGCTACGTTTGCGGTGGATGATGCGATGAATCTCTCCTTCCCCGATGGTAGTTTTGATGTGGTCTGGTCCATTGAAGCAGGGCCTCATATGCCCGATAAGGCAGTGTTTGCCCGCGAATTGATGCGGGTGGTGAAGCCGGGGGGAGTTTTGGTGATGGCCGATTGGAATCAGCGGGATGACCGCCAGGTTCCTTTGAATGTCTGGGAACGTCCGGTGATGCGGCAATTGTTGGATCAATGGTCCCATCCGGCGTTTTCCAGTATTGAAGGGTTTGCGGAACTGTTGCAAGAGACGGGATTGGTTGAGGGTGAGGTGGTGACAGCGGATTGGACGCAAGAAACCCTCCCATCTTGGATTGATTCGATTCGTGTGGGGATTGTCCGGCCCCAGGGTTGGATGCAGTTCGGGTTGTCTGGCTTTCTCAAGTCGGTGCGGGAAGTGCCGACGTTGGTGTTAATGCGGCTGGCGTTTGGGGCCGGGTTATGTCGCTTTGGGATGTTCCGCGCCGTTCGCGGTGAGGGGTCCGAGTTGGTGGAAACTCGGGATTCTCAGGAGACAGCGCCGGTTTAA
- a CDS encoding Uma2 family endonuclease has translation MVKISTQLSLEEFLTQPETKPASEFIAGEILQKPMPKGRHSRLQGKLCQEINQLTEAAQIAYAFLELRCSFANRSLVPDVAVFLWNEIPFLVNGEVPDRFDIPPSWVIEILSPEQRPNRVIGNLLHCLEHGSQLGWFIDPDDASILVFLPDSRPILRQHQDPLPTLEAIPLSLTVAEVFGWLRMGG, from the coding sequence ATGGTGAAAATCTCAACACAACTCAGCTTAGAGGAATTTCTCACACAACCGGAAACTAAACCGGCCTCTGAATTTATCGCTGGGGAGATTCTACAAAAACCCATGCCGAAAGGACGACACAGCCGCTTGCAGGGAAAGCTTTGTCAGGAAATCAACCAACTGACGGAAGCTGCCCAAATTGCCTACGCCTTCCTGGAACTTCGCTGTAGCTTTGCGAATCGCTCCCTGGTTCCCGATGTGGCCGTGTTTCTCTGGAATGAGATTCCCTTTCTAGTGAATGGAGAGGTTCCCGACCGATTTGATATCCCCCCCAGTTGGGTGATTGAGATTCTTTCCCCGGAACAACGACCGAATCGGGTAATTGGCAATCTGTTACATTGCCTAGAACATGGCAGTCAGTTAGGCTGGTTTATAGACCCCGATGATGCCAGTATTTTGGTCTTCCTTCCCGACTCTCGACCGATTTTGAGGCAGCATCAAGACCCGTTACCCACATTAGAGGCGATTCCCTTAAGCCTGACCGTCGCTGAGGTGTTTGGTTGGCTGAGAATGGGAGGTTAA
- a CDS encoding helicase HerA domain-containing protein yields MFDRPLGSVIQGSLSHGLEIRLHPDVSVEEMRVGKFLVVQGTRARFFCLLTDVSLGTASQRVFANPPHPEDDFLQAVLAGSGTYGTLELTPMLMLMTRDAEELARVMLQASGQGTQQNGRKGKKSKKLASFEANTSADLELLPVKTIPSHFSQVYEALETDFRSVFGWEDDPTRKNFAIGKPLDMDVPVCIDLDRFVERSNGVFGKSGTGKSFLTRLLLSGVIRKDAAVNLIFDMHSEYGWEAQCEGKNINTVKGLRQLFPGKVEMYTLDPESTQRRGIRDAQELYLSYDQIEVEDISLVQRELNLSEAAIENAIILRNEFGRNWITELLAMENEHIQVFCEERRGNKSSIMALQRKLMRLDELKYIRNTCPQNYVNQILNSLQAGKHVVIEFGSQSNMLSYMLATNVITRRIHQHYVNQSEQFLQSKNPLDKPRQLVITIEEAHRFLDTASVRSTIFGTIAREMRKYFVTLLVVDQRPSGIDNEVMSQVGTRITALLNDDKDIDAIFTGVSGGQNLRSVLAKLDSKQQALILGHAVPMPVVVQTRPYDQTFYTEVGDLDLDHLSDDHVAEISEAAKLDLGF; encoded by the coding sequence ATGTTCGATCGCCCTCTCGGTTCCGTCATCCAAGGTTCTCTCAGTCACGGCCTAGAAATTCGCCTCCATCCCGACGTCTCCGTTGAAGAAATGCGCGTCGGCAAATTCCTCGTCGTACAGGGAACCCGGGCCCGCTTTTTCTGCCTCCTCACCGACGTCTCCCTCGGAACCGCCAGTCAGCGCGTCTTCGCCAACCCCCCCCATCCCGAAGATGACTTCCTGCAAGCGGTTCTCGCCGGAAGTGGCACCTACGGAACCTTAGAACTCACCCCCATGTTGATGTTAATGACACGGGATGCCGAAGAACTCGCCCGCGTCATGTTACAAGCCAGCGGCCAAGGGACCCAGCAAAACGGACGCAAAGGCAAAAAATCCAAGAAACTAGCCTCCTTTGAAGCCAATACCAGCGCTGACTTAGAATTACTGCCCGTCAAAACCATTCCCAGTCACTTTTCCCAAGTCTATGAAGCCTTAGAAACCGATTTCCGCTCCGTCTTTGGTTGGGAAGATGACCCAACACGAAAAAACTTTGCGATCGGCAAACCCCTCGATATGGATGTTCCCGTCTGTATCGACCTCGATCGCTTCGTCGAACGCAGTAACGGCGTCTTTGGCAAATCCGGAACCGGCAAATCCTTTTTAACCCGCCTACTTCTATCGGGAGTCATCCGCAAAGATGCCGCCGTCAACCTCATTTTTGATATGCACTCCGAGTACGGCTGGGAAGCGCAATGTGAAGGCAAAAATATCAATACCGTCAAAGGCTTGCGGCAACTGTTTCCTGGCAAGGTGGAAATGTACACCCTCGACCCCGAATCCACCCAACGGCGAGGCATTCGCGATGCCCAAGAATTATATTTAAGCTATGACCAAATTGAAGTTGAAGATATCAGCCTAGTACAACGAGAATTAAACCTTTCCGAAGCCGCCATCGAAAATGCCATCATTCTCCGTAATGAATTTGGTCGCAACTGGATTACAGAATTGTTGGCCATGGAAAATGAGCATATCCAGGTTTTTTGTGAAGAACGACGGGGCAACAAATCTTCAATCATGGCCTTACAGCGTAAATTAATGCGCCTGGATGAATTAAAATATATCCGCAACACCTGTCCCCAGAATTATGTCAATCAAATCTTAAATTCTCTGCAAGCGGGGAAACACGTTGTCATCGAGTTTGGGTCTCAGAGTAATATGTTGTCCTATATGTTGGCAACCAACGTCATTACTCGCCGCATTCACCAACATTATGTCAACCAATCGGAGCAGTTTTTACAGAGCAAAAATCCCCTAGACAAACCGCGCCAATTAGTCATCACTATTGAAGAAGCCCACCGCTTTTTAGATACCGCCTCCGTCCGCAGTACCATTTTTGGGACCATTGCCCGAGAAATGCGCAAGTATTTTGTCACGTTGTTAGTGGTCGATCAGCGTCCCTCGGGCATTGATAATGAGGTGATGTCCCAGGTGGGAACTCGGATTACGGCCCTATTGAATGATGACAAAGATATTGATGCTATTTTCACGGGGGTATCGGGGGGGCAGAATTTGCGATCGGTGTTAGCGAAGTTAGACTCCAAGCAGCAAGCCTTAATCCTGGGCCATGCGGTTCCCATGCCCGTGGTGGTTCAGACACGTCCCTATGACCAAACCTTCTATACTGAAGTAGGGGATTTAGATTTAGATCACCTCTCCGATGACCATGTGGCGGAAATTTCCGAAGCCGCCAAGTTGGATTTAGGATTTTAG
- a CDS encoding DUF5691 domain-containing protein, whose protein sequence is MVWEALVKAVLLGTQRLGQRPLAEMVPLSEEMEPLIDGDSLEVEILQVLAIASVQRRAGRVLPRGVAEGRVEVAPEERLPRCSLAASRLLHESLQGEEVEERLGLWLGWAREAGVRVPAECLPQVLEVGRQGRNLRSLMLPVLGYRGYWLAAQNSDWQFAALAVVGVTPEEGWGEGNLPTRLFWLRQMRLADPDQAREWVSGVWEAHKAGDRTEYLKCFHLGLTAADEPFLEGALGDKSQQVREMAARLLTRLPESGFVQRVRQWLAGRLERSPQGLKVTLPEMMTPEMRRDGVREKPPAKVPRQPWWFLQQLARVPPRVWAQGEEIEVWLGLAREHPLWEYLWEGWAIAAMIHQDRDWARCLLGLEIPGRLEGDLERDRTLLHSLPLEEREAWILGHLQAHPQRMSKRHPSLRQLQLCDWPWRDEFSRGIFQRFRGDILASQDHYDWAVRSTFRRFSHWMNPRLQGEFRESLLPEMKPQSYWRQTVEQFLDLLVFREGLDEANRE, encoded by the coding sequence GTGGTTTGGGAGGCGCTGGTTAAGGCGGTTTTGTTGGGAACGCAACGGTTGGGACAACGACCGTTGGCTGAGATGGTGCCGCTGTCGGAGGAGATGGAACCTCTGATTGATGGTGATAGCTTAGAAGTGGAAATTTTGCAAGTGTTGGCCATCGCTAGTGTACAACGTCGGGCGGGGCGGGTGTTGCCTCGGGGGGTGGCTGAGGGGAGGGTTGAGGTGGCGCCGGAGGAACGGTTGCCTCGCTGTTCGTTGGCGGCGAGTCGGCTGCTGCATGAGAGTTTGCAGGGGGAGGAGGTTGAGGAACGCTTGGGGTTGTGGTTGGGATGGGCCCGGGAGGCGGGGGTGCGGGTTCCGGCGGAGTGTTTGCCTCAGGTGTTGGAGGTGGGCCGGCAAGGGCGCAACTTGCGATCGCTGATGTTGCCGGTGTTGGGTTATCGGGGCTATTGGCTGGCGGCGCAAAACTCGGATTGGCAGTTTGCGGCGTTGGCGGTGGTGGGGGTGACACCGGAGGAGGGCTGGGGTGAGGGAAATTTGCCGACTCGTTTGTTTTGGTTGCGTCAGATGCGTTTGGCTGACCCTGACCAAGCTCGGGAGTGGGTTAGCGGGGTCTGGGAGGCTCATAAGGCGGGCGATCGCACGGAATACCTCAAATGCTTCCATCTGGGACTAACGGCGGCGGATGAGCCGTTTTTGGAGGGGGCCCTGGGGGATAAGAGTCAGCAGGTGCGGGAGATGGCGGCAAGGTTGCTGACTCGGTTGCCGGAGTCTGGGTTTGTGCAACGGGTGAGGCAGTGGCTGGCTGGGCGGTTGGAGCGATCGCCCCAGGGGTTGAAGGTGACCCTTCCAGAGATGATGACTCCGGAGATGCGACGGGATGGGGTGCGAGAGAAGCCTCCGGCAAAGGTTCCTCGTCAACCTTGGTGGTTTTTACAACAGTTGGCCCGGGTTCCGCCTCGGGTTTGGGCCCAGGGGGAGGAGATTGAGGTGTGGTTGGGGTTGGCTCGGGAGCATCCTCTCTGGGAGTATTTGTGGGAGGGATGGGCGATCGCCGCTATGATTCATCAGGATCGCGATTGGGCGCGATGTTTGTTGGGCCTGGAGATTCCGGGGCGACTGGAGGGGGACCTGGAGCGCGATCGCACGCTGTTGCATAGTTTACCTCTGGAGGAACGGGAAGCCTGGATTCTTGGCCATCTCCAGGCCCATCCCCAGAGGATGAGTAAGCGTCATCCGAGTTTACGCCAGTTGCAACTCTGTGATTGGCCCTGGCGTGATGAGTTCTCTCGGGGAATTTTTCAACGCTTCCGGGGGGATATTTTGGCCAGTCAGGATCATTATGATTGGGCGGTGCGATCGACGTTTCGCCGCTTTTCCCACTGGATGAATCCTCGCTTGCAGGGAGAGTTTCGGGAGAGTCTGTTACCTGAGATGAAGCCGCAATCCTATTGGCGACAAACCGTTGAGCAGTTTTTGGATTTGTTAGTATTTCGGGAAGGGTTGGACGAAGCAAACAGGGAATAG
- a CDS encoding glycosyltransferase family 4 protein, which yields MKIAYTTLYNVCDRHTWPSTQLGLCQAGFAIAKTLENLGCHVEYVGGLEKKRSLVTKLKWEFYNKIQKRDYYRWAEPTIVRDYGSQVQSQLHSINYDVILAAENVLPIANLNPQKPIVLWTDAPLSALIDYYPYMSHLCRETRKNIYFFEKQALDRCTKVIYASDWAANQAISTYQLPSSKVEVIPWGANWLEMPDEVEIQRAIAQRSQTTCDLLWVGVDWERKGGNLALAVTDWLNQQGLETHLNVAGIVPNKHLNTSPHLRYFGYLDKYDTKQSQQLKKLFLDSHVFILPVQAESYGHVFCEAQGFGLPCLTHQTGGISTIIQHQKTGWTLPKNTSIQTYGTLILDTFKNKTTYQKLASNARKNYQNTLNWDSACQSLLTLLTPLSP from the coding sequence ATGAAAATTGCTTATACAACTCTGTACAATGTTTGCGATCGCCACACTTGGCCCTCAACCCAGTTAGGATTATGTCAAGCCGGATTTGCTATTGCCAAAACCTTAGAAAACTTAGGCTGTCACGTCGAATATGTGGGAGGATTAGAGAAAAAACGCTCCTTGGTAACTAAGTTAAAGTGGGAGTTTTATAATAAAATCCAAAAACGTGATTATTATCGTTGGGCAGAACCCACCATTGTTCGAGATTATGGCAGTCAAGTTCAGTCTCAACTTCACTCAATTAACTATGATGTGATTTTAGCCGCCGAAAATGTATTGCCCATCGCCAACTTAAACCCCCAAAAACCGATAGTTCTTTGGACAGATGCTCCCTTATCCGCCTTAATTGATTACTATCCTTACATGAGTCATCTTTGTCGAGAGACGCGCAAAAATATCTATTTCTTTGAAAAACAAGCCCTTGACCGTTGCACTAAAGTCATTTATGCTTCCGACTGGGCGGCGAATCAGGCAATTTCAACCTATCAACTTCCCTCATCCAAAGTCGAGGTCATTCCTTGGGGAGCCAATTGGTTAGAGATGCCTGATGAAGTCGAAATTCAAAGGGCGATCGCCCAACGCTCTCAAACGACTTGTGACTTATTATGGGTCGGGGTTGATTGGGAACGTAAAGGAGGAAACCTAGCCTTAGCCGTGACCGATTGGCTCAATCAACAGGGGCTAGAAACTCACTTAAACGTCGCTGGAATTGTCCCCAATAAACACCTAAATACATCTCCCCATCTTCGCTATTTTGGCTATTTAGACAAATACGATACAAAACAGTCTCAACAACTCAAAAAATTATTTCTTGACTCACACGTCTTTATTCTTCCAGTCCAAGCCGAAAGCTACGGTCACGTTTTTTGCGAAGCCCAAGGATTTGGACTGCCTTGTCTAACCCATCAAACCGGAGGAATATCCACCATTATTCAACACCAAAAAACAGGCTGGACTCTTCCCAAAAACACATCTATTCAAACCTACGGAACCCTTATCTTAGACACATTCAAAAATAAGACAACCTATCAAAAACTCGCCTCAAACGCCCGAAAAAACTATCAAAACACCCTCAACTGGGACAGCGCCTGCCAATCCCTCCTAACCCTCCTAACCCCCCTCTCTCCCTAA
- a CDS encoding glycosyltransferase family 4 protein: MKIAYLTEFNLTQLNPKTLPRNKLGHGQKCQAIFNALNHHHSVISVHHLNKQREQRALWPKLKRRYHRLFHKTYLPWTEPRFTRDYAQQLQRHCDRLQPDLILTSDSNLIAYLNLPHPIALWTDTSYAGLIDQYPGYQNLCSASRRQLYDLDRQAYQRCRGLFFASQWAADIAQDTYQLPSDKINVIPFGANLSQVPTSAQVETWRRSRPKQPCKLLFIGVDWYRKGGDLALAIAQDLNQRGFKSELTLVGGHPPQPLPPFVKSLGFLNRQQAQDAARLDQLLAESHFLLLPSRAECYGHVLCEANAFGVPVLTSDVGGIPTVVRQGVNGQRFSRHATAADYSTWIEDCLRQDSYQPLAQAARREFEQRLNWEVAVAELARQLQGWV, encoded by the coding sequence ATGAAAATCGCCTATCTCACCGAATTTAACCTAACCCAACTGAACCCCAAAACCCTACCCCGTAACAAACTTGGACATGGACAAAAATGCCAAGCCATCTTTAACGCCCTCAACCATCACCACAGCGTTATTTCAGTTCATCATCTCAACAAACAGCGAGAACAGCGCGCCCTCTGGCCCAAACTCAAACGTCGCTACCATCGCCTCTTTCACAAAACCTATCTCCCCTGGACTGAACCCCGGTTTACCCGTGACTATGCACAACAACTCCAACGCCACTGCGATCGCCTACAACCGGATCTCATCCTCACCTCCGACAGTAACCTCATCGCCTACCTCAACCTCCCACACCCCATCGCCCTCTGGACAGATACCTCCTACGCCGGTTTAATCGACCAGTACCCCGGCTATCAAAACCTCTGTTCCGCCAGTCGGCGACAACTGTATGACCTAGACAGACAGGCCTATCAACGCTGTCGGGGACTCTTTTTCGCCTCCCAGTGGGCCGCCGACATCGCCCAGGATACCTATCAACTTCCCTCCGACAAAATTAATGTCATTCCCTTCGGGGCCAATCTCTCCCAAGTTCCCACCTCAGCCCAAGTCGAGACTTGGCGGCGATCGCGCCCCAAACAGCCCTGTAAACTCCTCTTTATCGGCGTGGATTGGTATCGTAAAGGGGGAGATCTAGCCCTAGCGATCGCCCAAGACCTCAATCAACGGGGCTTCAAGAGCGAACTCACCCTCGTCGGCGGCCACCCCCCCCAGCCACTCCCGCCCTTCGTCAAAAGTCTGGGATTTCTCAACCGTCAACAGGCCCAAGACGCAGCCCGCCTAGACCAACTTTTAGCCGAATCTCATTTTTTGCTTCTCCCCTCCCGGGCCGAATGTTACGGTCATGTTCTCTGTGAAGCTAACGCCTTCGGGGTTCCGGTTCTCACCAGTGATGTCGGGGGAATCCCCACCGTTGTCCGTCAGGGGGTGAATGGCCAACGCTTCTCTCGCCACGCCACCGCAGCGGACTATAGCACCTGGATTGAAGACTGCTTGCGCCAGGACAGCTATCAACCCCTAGCCCAAGCGGCGAGACGGGAGTTTGAACAGCGTCTTAACTGGGAGGTGGCTGTCGCTGAGTTGGCCCGTCAACTTCAGGGGTGGGTTTGA
- a CDS encoding DUF561 domain-containing protein — MTMLARLQESFHRGQALKIIAGLTNFDRQSVARTVKAAHLGGATFLDIAADAELVRLAKSLTDLPICVSAVAAEDFLEPVAAGADLIEIGNFDAFYAQGRRFEAPEVLELTRATRALLPEITLSVTVPHILALDEQVHLAEALVDAGADLIQTEGGTSSQPRHGGTLGLIEKAAPTLAAAAEISRAVSVPVLCASGISNVTAPLAIAAGAAGVGVGSAVNRLDSEIEAIATVRGLVEALQSLHRANVRV; from the coding sequence ATGACCATGCTTGCACGTCTCCAAGAGAGTTTTCATCGCGGCCAAGCCCTGAAAATTATTGCTGGACTGACCAACTTTGATCGCCAGTCCGTGGCCCGAACCGTGAAAGCGGCCCATCTCGGAGGGGCGACGTTCCTGGATATTGCAGCGGATGCGGAGTTGGTGCGTTTAGCCAAATCCCTCACTGACTTACCCATCTGTGTCTCGGCGGTGGCGGCGGAGGACTTCCTCGAACCCGTCGCCGCTGGGGCGGATTTGATTGAAATTGGTAACTTCGACGCCTTCTACGCCCAAGGCCGTCGTTTTGAAGCCCCCGAAGTCTTGGAACTGACTCGGGCCACCCGCGCCCTTCTCCCTGAGATCACCCTCTCAGTGACCGTTCCTCATATTCTGGCCCTGGATGAACAAGTCCATCTGGCGGAAGCTTTAGTGGACGCTGGGGCAGATTTAATCCAAACGGAAGGGGGAACCAGTAGCCAACCCCGTCATGGGGGAACTCTGGGCCTGATTGAGAAAGCCGCCCCCACCCTGGCCGCCGCCGCTGAAATTTCTCGGGCCGTCTCGGTTCCGGTTCTCTGTGCGTCGGGAATCTCCAATGTCACCGCACCTCTGGCCATCGCCGCTGGGGCCGCTGGGGTTGGGGTTGGGTCTGCTGTGAACCGCCTCGACAGTGAGATTGAAGCCATTGCTACAGTGCGGGGCTTAGTTGAGGCCCTTCAGAGTCTGCACCGCGCCAATGTCCGCGTCTAG
- the fba gene encoding class II fructose-bisphosphate aldolase (catalyzes the reversible aldol condensation of dihydroxyacetonephosphate and glyceraldehyde 3-phosphate in the Calvin cycle, glycolysis, and/or gluconeogenesis): MALVPMRLLLDHAAENGYGIPAYNVNNMEQILAIMQAADETNSPVILQASRGARQYAGENFLRHLVMAAVETYPHIPVVMHQDHGNGPATCYSAIRNGFTSVMMDGSLEEDAKTPASFEYNVNVTKTVVDVAHAVGVSVEGELGCLGSLETGKGDKEDGHGAEGVLTREQLLTDPDEAVEFVERTQVDALAVAIGTSHGAYKFTRKPTGEILAISRIEEIHSRLPNTHLVMHGSSSVPQEWLDMINQYGGAIPETYGVPLEEIQKGIKSGVRKVNIDTDNRLAITAAIREAAAKDPANFDPRHFMKPSIKYMKQVCAKRYDAFGTAGNATKIKQIPLDEFAAKYASGELAAKTKSTVSA; encoded by the coding sequence ATGGCATTAGTCCCCATGCGTCTGCTGCTCGACCACGCAGCGGAGAACGGTTACGGCATCCCCGCATACAACGTCAATAATATGGAGCAGATCCTGGCTATCATGCAGGCTGCGGATGAAACCAACAGCCCCGTGATTCTTCAGGCTTCCCGTGGCGCCCGTCAGTATGCTGGCGAGAACTTCCTCCGTCACCTGGTGATGGCTGCGGTGGAAACCTACCCCCACATCCCCGTTGTCATGCACCAAGACCATGGTAATGGCCCCGCCACCTGCTACTCGGCAATCCGTAACGGCTTTACCAGCGTCATGATGGATGGTTCCTTGGAAGAGGATGCCAAAACCCCTGCTAGCTTTGAGTACAACGTCAATGTCACCAAAACGGTGGTTGACGTGGCTCACGCCGTCGGCGTCAGTGTTGAGGGTGAACTCGGTTGCCTCGGTTCCTTGGAAACCGGTAAAGGTGATAAGGAAGATGGCCACGGCGCTGAAGGTGTCTTGACTCGTGAGCAACTTCTCACCGATCCCGATGAGGCGGTTGAGTTCGTTGAGCGCACTCAGGTTGATGCCCTGGCCGTTGCCATCGGTACCAGCCACGGTGCTTACAAGTTTACCCGCAAACCCACGGGTGAAATCTTGGCCATCAGCCGCATTGAAGAAATTCACAGCCGTCTCCCCAACACCCACTTGGTGATGCACGGTTCCTCCTCCGTTCCTCAGGAATGGCTGGATATGATTAACCAGTACGGTGGTGCTATCCCCGAAACCTACGGTGTGCCTCTCGAAGAAATTCAAAAAGGTATCAAGAGCGGTGTTCGTAAAGTCAACATCGACACCGACAACCGCCTGGCCATCACCGCCGCCATTCGCGAAGCCGCTGCCAAGGATCCCGCTAACTTCGATCCCCGCCACTTCATGAAACCCTCTATCAAGTACATGAAGCAAGTCTGTGCCAAACGCTATGATGCCTTTGGTACGGCAGGTAATGCGACTAAAATCAAGCAAATTCCTCTGGATGAGTTTGCGGCCAAGTATGCCAGCGGCGAACTGGCTGCTAAAACCAAGTCTACGGTTTCTGCGTAG